The genome window AGGATTTGGTATAAGATCGTTAAATACTAAAATCCCTGTTTGATATACTCGTTTATTGTTGTGATTTTTTTCCAAAGGCAGAGCTGTTTGAAGCAAAGTTTTACCCAATCTTGCACCAAAATGATATTTTCTAGCTCTTAATTTGCTAAGTTCATCTATGCTTTTTAAAAGTAAAACATCAAAATCAAGATAAATAATACTTTCACATTCATCTAAAAACTTAAAAGCTTCGAATCTTGCAAAAGCCATATGTCCATCTTTTTAAGAAAAATAAATTATTAATATCGTTTTGATTTTTACCAAGAGTAGCTAAAAAATCTTCTTGACTAAAAGGAATAAATTTAATTGTTTTATTTTTAACAATTTTTTGCATGATATTTTGATCATTCAAGCTAAAACCATCATGTAAAATATAAAATACATTTACCTTCTCACCCATAACATCCATGATGTTAATGAGCAAGGTTCCTATGGTAAAGCTTGAATTTTTAGTCGCTGCTAGCAAAATACCAAGTTTATGTTTCATTATTTATCTTTTAGTGATTTTATAAAGAATATTTCCTGTAAATTGTATGATTTGAACCAAAACAATCAAAATCACAACGGTTTGAATCATAATATCAGTTCTAAAACGCTCATAACCATAGCGAATAGCCACATCACCTAAACCACCACCACCAACAGTTCCTGCCATAGCAGAAAATCCTATTACGATGATTAAAATCAAAGTAATACCATTAATAATGCTTGGCAAAGCCTCGCTAAACATAACTTTAAAGATAATTTGTACTTTGCTAGCTCCATAAGATCTTGCTGCTTCAATGATAGCAGGATCAATTTCTTTAAAAGCACTTTCAATCATTTTAGCTAAATAAGGCGCAATTCCTATGGTAAGTGGTACTATGGTAGCAGTTGTTCCTATGCTAATACCAATGAGATATTTTGTAAAAGGACTTAAAACTACAATGAGTACTAAAAATGGAAAGGATCTTAAAATATTAATGATAAAATCAAGCACACTATAAATGCTTTTGTTTTCCCACAAGCCACCTTTATCAGTAACAGTAAGCACAATTGCAGGGATAAGTGCGATTAAAAAAGCTAAAAAAGTGGCTGTAAAACTCATATAAAGAGTTTCTAATAATGCTGGATAAAGTATATTTTCAAAATTTCTTAAAATTGCTTCTAAATTCATTACACAAGCTCCCAAATAACACCATTCTCTTGTAAATATTTTAAAACTTTTTCTTGATCTTTAGCTTCTATATTGATTACCAAATTTCCTAAAGCATTGTTGTTTAGTTTTTCTATCTTACCCCAAACTATATTAAAATCAATATTTAAACTTCTAGCCATATGAGTGATAATGCTTTGATTTGCTTTTTCTTTGCAAAAATATAAGCGTACATTAACTCCATTTAGTGGTAAAAAATCACTTTCCCCTAGAAATTCACGCATTTTTTCACTTGGCTTTAAGAATAAATCTTCAATTTTTCCTTGACCTATGATTTGTCCTTGCTCTAATAATACAGCCTTTTGTGCTATTTGTTTTACTGCATCCATTTCATGAGTTACTAATACTACGCTGATGTTAAATTCTTGATTGATTTTGGCAATAAGTTCTAAAATGTTATTTGTGGTATTTGGATCAAGCGCAGAAGTAGCTTCATCGCTTAGTAAAATTTTAGGATTTAAAGCAAGGGCTCTAGCTATGGCTACTCTTTGTTTTTGCCCACCACTTAGTTCATTTGGATAAGCTTTGCTTTTGGCTAAAAGTCCCACAAGATCTAAAAGCTCATTAACTCTTTTTTGAATTGTGTTTTTGTCAAAATTATGAATTTCTAAAGGCATAGCTACATTTTCAAATACATTTTTTCTACTCATAAGTGCAAAATGCTGAAAAATCATCCCTATATCTTTTCTAAATACTCTTAACTCTTTTTCTTTTAAGGTAGCTATTTCTTTACCAAAAACTTGCACGCTACCGCTTTGATAATTTTCTAAACCATTAATACATCTTAGCAAAGTTGATTTTCCTGCCCCGCTGTGTCCAACAAGAGCATAAATTTCTCCTTCTTTAACTTCCAAAGAAACATCATTTATAACTAATTCTTTGCCATAATATTTTTTAAGATTTTGTATTTTTATCACTTATTAGCCTTCTAAATTAGAAATTTCATCATTGATTTTTTCAAGTTGAGCTTTAATGCTTTCAAGTTGAGTTTTATTTTGTTCAACAACCGCAGCAGGCGCATTAGAGATAAATTTTTCATTTTTCATTATAGCATCTAGCTTGTTAAATTCTTTTTCAAGTTTTGTTTTTTGACTATTAAGTCTATTTAAAACACCGCTTAAATCAAGATCTTGAGTTGGTATAAATACTTCTAAATTCTCACTTACATCTCTGATGGATTTTTCTAAATTTGTACTAATAAACTCGATATTTTCACATTTTGCAAGTGTTGAGATAAAATTAGTGTAATTTTTTAACTCAGCTATTAAACCCTCATCGTTTAATTTTATACAAGCTTTTTGAATTTTTGCATTTGCAAGTTCTACTAAGGTTTTTGCACGGCGTAAACTCACTATGCTTTCTATAATGATATTAAATAATTTTTCTATTTTTTCATCTTTAGAATTAAATTTAGGATATTTTGAAATCATTATAGATTCATGAGTTTGGATAGAAGTTTTACTTAACTCATGGTATAAATACTCACTAATAAATGGCATAAAAGGATTTAAAAGCTTTAATGCTTCTTTAAAAATGCTTCCAAGTTCTTTTATGCTTGATTTTTCAGCCTTGCTAAGCTCGATCCCCCAGTCACAAAATTCATCCCAGAAAAATCTATATAAAGTATTTGCCGCATCATTAAAGCGGTAATTATCTAAATTTTCTCTTGTTTCTTTTACACACACTTCAAAACGAGACAGCATGTATTTTGCCAAGTTGGTTTGAATTTTATTTTTATCTAAATCTTCAAATTTTTCTTCATTTAAGAGTAAAAATTTGCTTGCATTATAAAGTTTGTTAGTAAAATTTCTAACTTGTATGAGTTTGTCATTACTTAATTTTATATCTCTACCTTGGATAGCTAAAAGAGCAAGAGTAAAACGCAAGATATCAGCGCTGTATTCATCTACGCTTTGTACTGGATCAATGACATTACCTAAAGACTTGCTCATTTTTCTTCCTTGCTCATCTTTAACTAAAGCATGTAAATATATATCTTTAAAAGGAAGTTTGCCTAGGGTATTAGTGCTTTGAAACATCATTCTAGCGACCCAGAAAAATAAAATATCAAAGCCGGTGATTAATAAAGAATTTGGATAAAAATCTTTTAAATCATCTTCATGCCAAAGTGTGTTTTTACCCCAGTCTTTATTACCCCAACCTAAAGTACTCATAGCCCAAAGACCAGAAGAAAACCAAGTGTCTAAAACATCAGGGTCTTGTTTGAAATTAGCGCTTTGGCATTTTGGGCATCGGCTTGGAGTTTCTTCGCTTGCCCATTCATGAGAGC of Campylobacter lari contains these proteins:
- a CDS encoding methionine ABC transporter ATP-binding protein, producing the protein MIKIQNLKKYYGKELVINDVSLEVKEGEIYALVGHSGAGKSTLLRCINGLENYQSGSVQVFGKEIATLKEKELRVFRKDIGMIFQHFALMSRKNVFENVAMPLEIHNFDKNTIQKRVNELLDLVGLLAKSKAYPNELSGGQKQRVAIARALALNPKILLSDEATSALDPNTTNNILELIAKINQEFNISVVLVTHEMDAVKQIAQKAVLLEQGQIIGQGKIEDLFLKPSEKMREFLGESDFLPLNGVNVRLYFCKEKANQSIITHMARSLNIDFNIVWGKIEKLNNNALGNLVINIEAKDQEKVLKYLQENGVIWELV
- a CDS encoding valine--tRNA ligase; translation: MYDKSLEKEYYKICEERGYFEINGNEKIQEKGKNFCIMMPPPNVTGVLHIGHALTCTLQDITTRYKRMDGYKTLYQPGLDHAGIATQNVVEKQLLAQGIKKENLGREEFIKKVWEWKEQSGGTIVKQMRILGITPAWSRLRFTMDEGLVNAVKKAFVDLYDKKLIVRGNYMVNWCTHDGALSDIEVEHKENKGKLYYLKYFLENSQEYIVVATTRPETYFGDSAVMVNPNDERFKHLIGKNVILPLIDRKIPIIADEHVDMEFGTGFVKVTPAHDHNDYEVGLRHQLEFITIFDEKGILNEHCLHFKGLERLEARDVIIKELQEKGFVEKIEDYTNQVGYCYRCKNVVEPYISKQWFVKNEIAKESIEKVNLGGSKFYPAHWINSFNAWMRDLKDWCISRQLWWGHQIPVYYCECSHEWASEETPSRCPKCQSANFKQDPDVLDTWFSSGLWAMSTLGWGNKDWGKNTLWHEDDLKDFYPNSLLITGFDILFFWVARMMFQSTNTLGKLPFKDIYLHALVKDEQGRKMSKSLGNVIDPVQSVDEYSADILRFTLALLAIQGRDIKLSNDKLIQVRNFTNKLYNASKFLLLNEEKFEDLDKNKIQTNLAKYMLSRFEVCVKETRENLDNYRFNDAANTLYRFFWDEFCDWGIELSKAEKSSIKELGSIFKEALKLLNPFMPFISEYLYHELSKTSIQTHESIMISKYPKFNSKDEKIEKLFNIIIESIVSLRRAKTLVELANAKIQKACIKLNDEGLIAELKNYTNFISTLAKCENIEFISTNLEKSIRDVSENLEVFIPTQDLDLSGVLNRLNSQKTKLEKEFNKLDAIMKNEKFISNAPAAVVEQNKTQLESIKAQLEKINDEISNLEG